A region from the Caldicellulosiruptor naganoensis genome encodes:
- a CDS encoding CapA family protein, whose translation MKKVLYVLGSFIIILLIGINAIFYYENMYVKNYIPVSQEVYNTPKSEETFVPSVKKPEPKKEPSIQLQNKPKEYKATISLVGDVFFNGYLLKSYYDRQTQSYSFGNIMENVKDITYADLSIFKFDSSLTESMPVSTYGRYNAPKEVLNLLKSAGFKVAVLSSSHIFDGKKQGLEDTIKNLKDVGISSVGVKLSSGEQASKVFDINNIRIGVAAFTKELSRVYLEDGSSYKEYVNVLDKDIIKNELEYLKGRNCDIIIAYANWGYENSISTTSEQKEFARELIKYGADIVIGTHTHTIQPFEKIQVDDGTSGKRDGIVFYSLGNFLCDQTVIFPYNRFGLTVRLELTKRDDKLTKKILVEPIYIFRKTRTNGNYYDFMLLKAKDILNRTDVRQSYIRYAKKLLEDVKNQLQKLQ comes from the coding sequence ATGAAAAAGGTTTTGTATGTGCTGGGATCGTTCATTATAATACTTCTAATTGGAATAAATGCAATATTTTACTATGAGAATATGTATGTGAAAAACTATATCCCAGTTTCACAAGAGGTTTATAATACTCCAAAAAGTGAGGAAACGTTTGTGCCTTCGGTAAAAAAACCTGAACCAAAAAAAGAACCTTCTATTCAGCTACAAAACAAACCAAAGGAGTATAAAGCAACAATTTCGCTTGTTGGCGACGTGTTCTTCAATGGATATCTTTTAAAGTCATATTACGATAGACAAACACAGTCATATTCATTCGGGAATATTATGGAAAATGTTAAAGACATAACCTATGCAGATTTGAGTATTTTCAAGTTTGATAGCAGTTTAACAGAGAGTATGCCTGTTTCAACATATGGCAGATACAATGCGCCAAAAGAAGTTTTAAATTTGCTGAAATCTGCTGGTTTTAAGGTGGCAGTACTTTCTTCTTCGCATATTTTTGATGGTAAAAAGCAAGGCTTAGAAGATACAATCAAAAATCTGAAAGATGTAGGAATTAGTTCGGTAGGGGTAAAACTTTCTTCGGGTGAGCAAGCATCGAAGGTGTTTGATATAAACAATATTAGAATTGGTGTTGCCGCATTTACAAAAGAGCTTTCAAGAGTCTATCTTGAAGACGGTTCATCATATAAAGAGTATGTAAATGTTTTGGACAAAGACATTATTAAAAATGAGCTTGAGTACTTGAAAGGTCGAAACTGTGACATTATAATAGCATATGCAAATTGGGGATATGAAAATTCAATAAGCACAACTTCAGAGCAAAAGGAGTTTGCAAGAGAGCTCATAAAATACGGAGCTGACATTGTAATTGGAACACATACACATACAATTCAGCCCTTCGAAAAGATACAGGTTGATGATGGAACTTCTGGTAAAAGAGATGGTATAGTGTTTTATTCCTTGGGAAATTTCCTTTGTGACCAGACAGTTATTTTCCCATACAATAGGTTTGGCTTGACTGTGAGACTTGAGCTTACCAAAAGGGATGACAAACTTACAAAAAAGATTTTGGTAGAGCCTATATATATCTTCAGAAAGACAAGAACAAATGGCAATTACTATGATTTCATGCTTCTAAAAGCAAAAGATATTCTAAACAGGACTGATGTAAGACAGTCTTATATTCGATATGCAAAAAAACTATTAGAGGATGTGAAAAATCAACTTCAGAAGTTGCAATAA
- a CDS encoding Fur family transcriptional regulator yields the protein MNRNQLEEIKEQLKQKGYKLTTQRRIILDSILDNQDKHLSIEEIYKIVKQKMPEIGLATVYRTIMLLSDLKVLNKIDLDDGCSRFELSNSEESHNHHHLICVKCGKVEEAEDDLLEALEEQIEKKNGFKVINHMVKFYGICKECKKE from the coding sequence ATGAATAGAAATCAGTTAGAAGAGATAAAAGAACAGCTAAAACAAAAAGGATATAAGTTGACTACACAAAGAAGAATAATTCTTGATTCTATCTTAGATAATCAAGATAAACATCTGAGTATAGAAGAGATTTACAAAATAGTCAAACAGAAGATGCCAGAGATAGGACTTGCAACAGTTTATAGGACAATAATGCTTTTAAGTGATTTGAAGGTACTCAATAAGATTGATCTTGACGATGGGTGTTCAAGATTTGAACTTTCAAATAGTGAAGAGTCACACAATCATCACCATCTGATTTGCGTAAAATGTGGCAAAGTAGAAGAGGCAGAAGACGACCTTTTGGAGGCTTTGGAAGAACAGATTGAAAAGAAAAATGGGTTTAAAGTGATAAATCATATGGTAAAATTCTATGGTATTTGCAAAGAGTGCAAAAAGGAATGA
- a CDS encoding RluA family pseudouridine synthase has translation MTIEISVGKDFAGMKVEKAIKKKYPTIPMSVIFKLLRKGLIKVNLETAKKGQVLQFGDLISFDIEEKFLEQRKVEITKVYEDDNIIVIDKPYGIPSHPDSNNEYSVVNWIKDNYSGDELPSLCHRLDRNTSGLMIIAKNRQVLNEMLKYMSRRAIKKKYLCITKRADLPKSGVLVHYLKKDSKKSKVYISDSPSDGYSEIITKYKIIRGKDDLLLVDVEIETGKTHQIRAQLAHVGLCILGDNKYGNWELNKKYNASIQCLCAYYLKFDIGKKGILRYLDGKRIVKDIVEFPIQIESLSTISVYKERGLEL, from the coding sequence ATGACAATAGAGATATCAGTAGGAAAAGACTTTGCGGGTATGAAAGTTGAAAAAGCCATAAAAAAGAAATATCCTACAATTCCAATGAGTGTCATATTTAAGCTTCTGAGAAAAGGACTCATAAAAGTTAACTTAGAGACTGCCAAAAAGGGACAGGTTCTTCAGTTTGGAGATTTAATTAGCTTTGACATAGAGGAAAAGTTTTTAGAGCAAAGGAAGGTTGAGATAACAAAAGTATATGAAGATGACAATATAATTGTCATTGACAAACCATATGGTATTCCTTCCCATCCTGATTCGAACAACGAATACTCTGTTGTGAACTGGATTAAAGACAATTATTCTGGTGATGAGTTGCCATCGCTTTGTCATAGACTTGACAGAAATACCTCGGGGCTTATGATTATTGCAAAAAATAGACAAGTTTTAAACGAGATGTTAAAATATATGAGTAGAAGGGCTATAAAAAAGAAATACTTATGCATAACAAAGAGGGCGGATTTACCAAAAAGTGGTGTGCTTGTTCACTATCTTAAAAAGGACTCAAAAAAGAGTAAGGTTTACATCTCAGATTCGCCCTCTGATGGGTATTCAGAGATTATAACCAAATACAAGATAATACGAGGCAAGGACGATTTGTTACTTGTTGATGTTGAGATAGAAACAGGGAAAACCCATCAAATCAGAGCGCAGCTTGCTCATGTCGGACTTTGTATCTTGGGTGATAACAAATACGGCAATTGGGAGCTAAATAAAAAGTACAACGCAAGTATTCAGTGTCTTTGCGCGTATTATCTTAAATTTGACATAGGCAAAAAAGGAATTTTGAGATATTTAGATGGTAAAAGGATTGTCAAGGACATTGTTGAATTTCCTATTCAAATTGAAAGCCTTAGCACAATAAGCGTTTATAAAGAAAGAGGGCTTGAGTTATGA